One Xiphophorus maculatus strain JP 163 A chromosome 23, X_maculatus-5.0-male, whole genome shotgun sequence genomic window, ATAACGGTGGTGCTGGACAGAGATGGGACTCCGTCGTCATTAGCTATAATTGTGAGATTGTAAGTAGCATGTGCTTCTCGATCAAGGGGTCCATCTACAACTAAAGAGTAATAACTCTTATAATTAGTATTTAACTTGAAAGGAGTTGAACCAACAAGCTTACATCGAGTCTCACCGTTTTTACCACCATCTTTATCCGTCACTGTAACCAAAGCTACAACGCTTCCTATTTCAGCATCTTCTTTAACTGGGTTCATCAGTGATGTTACAACAATTTCTGGGGTATTATCGTTTACATCCACTACTTCTATTAAAAGCTTCCCATTGGATCTCCGAGGTGACACACCTTTGTCTGTGACTTGAACATGAATTTCGTACGCTGACTGTGCTTCATGGTCTAATTTACCTTTAAGGCTGATATCTCCGGTTTCTTCATTTATAAAAAAGATATCAGATGGGTTAAAGTTTGCACGTCTGACAAAGGAGAAAACTACTTTGCCATTGTTTCCTTCATCTAAATCTGTGGCATTGAGCTGAATAATTTTAGATCCCACGGGGGCATTTTCATTAACTCGAGCTTTATAAAGTGTTTTGATAAAATAAGGTGTGTTGTCGTTCACatctaaaacattaataattatttgaacAGTTCCAGATTTTGGAGCTCTGCCTCCATCAGTAGCAGTGAGTGTCAGTTTAATAGTCGCTTGTTTCTCTCGGTCTAAAGCTTTCAGCAGCACTAATTCAGCAGATGCGCTGTGTTCTCCGCCGCTCTGTACGTCGAGGGAAAAGTATTCATTCACACTGAGCTTGTACGTCTTTACAGAATTGCTGCCTGAATCCGCATCGACTGGTAAAGGCAGCAGGAATCGCTCGCCCGCTGGTGAAGATTCAGAAATATTGACAGAGAAATATTTCTCTACAAAAGTAGGCGCGTTGTCGTTCACATCATTAATCACCACCTCGATGCGTTTATGCACTACAGGATCACTCAGTATGACCTCGATATTTAATGTGCATTTAATAATGTTCAGACAAATCTCTTCACGATCGATCCTCTCATTGACATAAAGCTCTCctgttttaaaattagcttCGAAGTATTTCTTACTGCGTCCCGACACAATATTTAGATTCCTGGTTTGCAGGTCTCGGACGTTGACGTTTAAATCCTTTGCGAGGTTCCCGACAACAGTTCCTTTGTCCGCCTCCTCGGTAATAGAGTAGGATATCTGAGCTGCAGACCAGTCGGATGCAAATAACATGACCAGGAAAAATAAGATCCCATTATTCCTTCTGCTGCTCATCGCTGATTTAAGAGAAACGCACGATATCCTTATTGTTTCTACACTGACACCATTAGTTCGGTAAATATGTTCAAAGCAAGTGATTCCACTCCCCGGTGTTGAGCCATGGTTTCTGCTCATCAAACAAAGCACACATAGTCTGCTGTGACGCATTAAAGAAAGGAGGAGACTGAAAACGGCAAGCTCACGAAACGCACGGTCATCAGCGACCTCACGCGCTGTAACCATATAGTatgaaaaatgtacagaaaatattcagcatacaaaaaaatgacacttttattatgcaaaatcaCCTAAATTATTTGCGTCAAGCGgacatttttttcatgtcagTCTACTGTGATTCAAGCaagatgaagtaaaaaaatataatgtgAACATACTAATAGTAAATGCAACAAACAAAGATAGAACATGTAATGATATCAATTTGAAAAACCCTTCATCCTTAAAGGACCGACGAAGGCAAGAAGTGAACTATTTTATAcgaaaaagaacataaaattaCGGAAAGAATCTTAGATCGGCGCGTACTTGTCaaggtaaataaaatgtatctgtttcgttgaaaaataaaaattaatatccTTACTTTCACAATGATTAAAAACCATACACGTACGTTTCATTAAATATAGATATGTCagtcataaaatattatttcaaatattttctctgcAAGTTCCTTTTACACAAAATGCTTGTGATCAAAATAAACTCACCTTGTCTGTGCTTGGTAAAGTCTGAGTTCTGGTAAAAGTGTCTGTTCCGTTAATACTGATCAGTTCAGCATCTACAGGTGGAAACGGTGCGGGGAAAACCACTACGTCACTCTTCAGTGTGTCTGAGCTGAAACACACGTCATACTGCTGAGTAGCTTTAGAGTAAGACCAGCTCCCGTCAGGGTGGGTGGTGATCATGGGGGCGCTGTACCTGCTGAAATCACTGTCTGTCCTGTGGCATCTGACAGCTATTAAACTGATGAGACTCAGCAGAAAGATCACAGACACTGACACGATGGCGATCAGTAGATACAAGTTCAAATCAGAGAAGTTGTCCTCCTTTATAGGCACATGTCTGAACTGAGTCTGGACATCAGCTGTGCTTTCAACCACCATCACATCAATAGAAACAGTGGCTGACAGAGAAGGTTCTCCATTATCAGAAACCAGTACCACCACGGAGTGAGTTTTCAGGTCATTGTCGCTCATTCTCCTCTTAGTCCTGATTTCTCCGCTGCTGGTTCCGATCCTGAACAGGTTGTTTCCTTTTGACTCCGACAGGTGATAAGAAAGCAGCGCGTTGTATCCAGAATCTGCGTCCACAGCCCTGATCTTTGCTACAAAATATCCGGCTTCAGCTGAATAAGGGATGGTCTCACTGTTAACAGAACCAAGTTCAGAATATGGCGCAAGAATTGTTGGATTATTATCATTTTCGTCcaagattaaaacatttacagtcacGTTGCTGCTGAGTGGAGGAACACCAGAGTCTGTAGCCTGAACTTGAAACTTAAACGTTTTCAGTTCCTCGTAGTTAAAAGACTGCAGACTTATTACGTCACCAGTGTTTGAGTTGATGCGTAATACTGAAGAAACTGGCATACTCTTTTGAAAAGCATTCGAAAATCTGTAGATAACTTTTGCATTGTCATCCGCATCCGTATCAATTGCACTTATTGTGCAAAGTTTTGAACCGACTGGGCtgttttctttgacaaaaaCGTGAATCACGGGTTCGGTAAAACGAGGTGCGTTATCATTAACATCTGCAACTTGTACAGTAATTACTTTGATGCTAGACAGACATGGACTTCCCTCATCTAAAGCTGTAACGGTAATTTCATATGTAGAGATGTTTTCTCTATCGAGCGGTCCATCAACTACTAATGAATAATCATTTTTGTAGTTGGACTTGAGCTTAAAGGGAAGCGATCCAGCTACGCTGCATCTAGTTATTCCGTTTTTCCCGCCATCTTTGTCACTCACCGTAATGAAAGCGACGACCGTCCCCTGCTCTGCATCCTCTCTTACGGGCGTCATCAAGGACGTGACAGATATTTCAGGAGAATTGTCATTAACATCAATAACCTCTATTAATAACTTGGCGTGCGCACTGCGTGGAGGGACCCCCTTATCCTTTGCCTGAACTCTGATTTCATAAGCACGTGTTTCTTCATAATCTAAGCCTTCTTTTACTGCTACTTCCCCGGTTTCTGCGTTTAAATCAAACAGGCTAGACGGATCAATAGTTCCCGTTTTTATGAAGAAATAACGAATGTCACTGTTCACACCTTCGTCCAAATCCGTCGCATTTAACTTGACAACAAACGTTCCGGGACTAACATTTTCTCTGATCTGCACCTTGTACAGAGATTTACTGAACACGGGACTGTTGTCATTCACATCTATGACGTTAACTGTCAGCTGCAATGTCCCTGATCTGGGTGGCATACCTCCATCTACAGCAGTGACAACAAGTTTAATCGCTGATTCTTTTTCTCTGTCCAAAGCTTTCTGCAGCACCAACTCGGCCAAAACGCCATGCTCTCCACCACTCTGTACATCCAGCGAGAAATGTTCATTCTGACTCAGCTTGTAGCTTTTTACTGCGTTGCTTCCTACGTCCGGATCCACCGCTGCAGGGAGAGGATATCTCTCTCCTGGTGATAATGACTCCCAGATATTTAATGTATGTGTTTGTTCAATAAACAAAGGCGAGTTATCATTTACATCAAGAACGTTTATCTCGATACGGTGCACATTCATTGGATTGCTTATAGCCGCTTGTATTTTCATAGAGCATTTTAGCGCATGTGGACAAAGCTCCTCTCTGTCTATTCTCTCAGTAACAAAGAGGTTGCCGGTCTTTAAATTCACGCCAAAATATGCCTTGCTGAAACCAGAAACAACACGTAGATCCCTGGTGTTCAGATCGTGCGCGTTCAGGTTTAGATCCTTAGCAACATTTCCCACAACAGTCCCTTTGTTCACCTCCTCGGAAACGGAATACGATAGCTGGGATGTGGAGCGCTCACAAAGAGAAAGCAGCGCAGCAGAATAAATCCAAAGATGCCCGTGTTGTGTTGCCCAAAACATCCTTAATGTGGCAACAAAGCAGACCCGATTATACCATTTATATTCAAAAAAATATGCAGATCCTATTTGCAGGACAGAGTATGTTCCTTTCCACGCCGTACGACCGAATGATAGGAAGCTACAAAGGCTGATGACGGGTTTTTCTTTTCGAGATCCACGAAGGAGGGTTTATGGAAGTATAATCTAATTCATAGTAATGGTCTCGAGTGACATCATGTGGTAGAAGATATATAGACACTTATCAGAATAGCAAACTAGCGTTGTAACTGAGATACATATCACGTACTCGTGGTTGTATTGctttaataaaatcacaaaaaaaagaaaataaatataatcttCATGTAGAAGCTTAGAAATGTcaataataaatgcaaatatgaaaataattgtAAGAGTACAAtgataatttcaaaacaaatattataacatgacattttatttgaaatgtccaaataaaatgtatgaagtTATAATCTTGTTCATGTTGCACAGTAGTGTGATAATTAATCTAATCTAGTATTTTTACATACATTGAAGAAACAAAGATAACTGGAGCGGAGTGAGGAGGTATTCAGATGCTGCATCTTTGACATCAGTACCATGGATAGCGCCGACATGActcagctatttttttcttattttttaactgaGCAGTCTCgttatataaagaaaacatattgaGAGGACGTTCATTTCATGGTGATTGATATCCAGTGTTTCATTATGAGTCAATAGGACTATATTACAACATGTTATAACAGTGGCACATCAGAACAATAACTAATTGAGtacatttttgtaacattttatggtgTTTATATCTCGCAGcagtaaatgtttgtatttttagatCAAGTAAGCACCTAAGATTAGCTAGAGTATGTGAATTTCAAACTGGATGCACTACAGTATTGCAGTGGTGTCTCAAGGAAGATATATAATATTCATTGAACAACTCACAcaaaagttaaaacatgttcTTATGTGTTTGTAGAAATAAAGTTCAACCAGACACCTTCACTTCAGCAATGACAAGAgttgattttaacaaaaaagataaatatgacAACATACAGTCTCGTTGATGACATACCTTATCATTGTTTGGTAAAGTCTGAGTTCTGGTAAAAGTGTCTCCTCCATTAATACTGATCAGTTCAGCATCTACTGGCGGAAACGGTGCGGGGAAAACCACTACGTCACTCTTCAGTGTGTCCGAGCTGAAACACACGTCATACTGCTGAGTAGCTTTAGAGTAAGACCAGCTCCCGTCAGGGTGGGTGGTGATCATGGGGGCGCTGTACCTGCTGAAATCATTGTCTGTCCTGTGGCATCTGACAGCTATTAAACTGATGAGACTCAGCAGAAAGATCACAGACACTGACACGATGGCGATCAGTAGATACAAGTTCAAATCAGAGAAGTTGTCCTCCTTTATAGGCACATGTCTGAACTGAGTCTGGACATCAGCTGTGCTTTCAACCACCATCACATCAATAGAAACAGTGGCTGACAGAGAAGGTTCTCCATTATCAGAAACCAACACCAACAAGTGGTGAGTTTTCAGGTCATTGTCGCTCATTCTCCTCTTAGTCCTGATTTCTCCGCTGCTGGTTCCGATCCTGAACAGGTTGTTTCCTTTGGGCTCCGACAGGTGATAAGAAAGCAGCGCGTTGTATCCAGAATCTGCGTCCACAGCCCTGATCTTTGCTACAAAGTATCCCGCTTCAGCAGAATAAGGGATGGTCTCACTGTTAACAGAGCCGTGCTCAGAATAAGGAGCTAAAATAGTTGgattattatcattttcatcGAGAATTAAAACATTGGCAGTCACATTGCCGCTTAGTGGAGGAACACCAGCATCTGTAGCCTGAACTctaaattgaaatgttttcaactCTTCATAGTTAAAAGACTTTAGACTAATTATATCTCCAGTGTCTGagttaatgtttaaaacagaTGATATTGGAATATTTTCAACGGCATTATCTAACAGTTTGTAACtaagttttgcattttcatcCAGGTCTGGATCGAAGGCACGTACAGTGTAAATTTTTGAATTCAATGGCCTGTTTTCTTTGACATAAATGTACACGACTGGTTCTACAAAATGAGGTTTGTTGTCATTTACATCTGCCACCTGCACAGTGATCACACTGATGCAGGAGAGAGGAGGGTTCCCCTCATCTGTAGCTGTTATTGTGACATTAtgagcagaaatgttttctctgtctaGTTGTCCATCAACTACTAAAGAATAATCATTATTGTAGTTAGACTTCAGTTTAAAGGGACCAGATCCGATTACGTTACATTTAGTAACACCATTATTCCCTCCATCTTTATCACTCACTGTAACTAAAGCAACAATGGTCCCTAATTGTGCGTCTTCTCTCACTGGTGTCATTAAAGATGTGACAGATATTTCTGGTGCGTTGTCATTCACATCAATcacatttatcaataatttcGCATATGCACTTCGAGGTGATGCTCCCTGATCTTTTGCTTGGACTCTAATTTCATAAGCGCGTGTTTCTTCATAATCTAGATTGCCTTTCAGAGTTATTTCTCCGGTTTCTGAATGTAAGTCAAAGATATTTGTTGGGTCAGTATTTCCTCTTTTAATAAAGGAGTACAAAATCTTACCGTTTATGCCTTCGTCCTTGtctgttgcatttaattttattacagGAGTTCCAAGAGGGGCGTTTTCCTTCACACTTACTTTGTAAAGTGACTGACTGAAACTTGGTATATTGTCATTTGCATCTATAATATAAACATGTACGTTTATTGACCCTGATTTGGGAGGCTTACCTCCATCAATTGCCGTTAACAGAAGTGTTATGACCGAACGCGTCTCCCTGTCCAAAGCTTTCTGCAATACCAATTCAGCGGACACGCCATGTTCTCCGCCGCTCTGAACATCGAGAGAGAAATGTTCATTCTGACTCAGTTTATAGCTTTTCACAGCATTGCTCCCCATGTCTGCATCCACAGCCACGGGGAGGGGATACCGCTCTCCCGTTAGCGAGGATTCAGAAATATTTAGGGAATGTTTGCTCTCAACAAATGCGGGAGAATTGTCATTTATGTCTACTATATTCAGCTCTATGCGATGTGCAGTCATTGGATGACTTAGAACTGCTTGGATCTTTAGCGAGCATTTGATCAGATTCGGACAAAGTTCCTCTCTGTCTATTCTCTCGTTGACAAAGAGGTTTCCGGTTCGCAAATTAACGTCAACGTATTTCTTACTGTAACTCGAAACAACATGCAGTCCCCTGTCCTCCAGGTTCTGAAGATTCAAGTTTAAATCCTTTGCGATGTTCCCCACAACCGTGCCTTTGTTCACCTCCTCCGATATGGAATAGGACAATTGCGAGAACGAGCAGCCGCACAGACAAAGAAACGCTGCAAATGTAATCCATATGTATTCCTTTCCCCGTCGTGGATGCATCATGGGATCATAAAAGATAAATCAAGTGAAGTAATCATCTATCCGGCGTAAACATGTGTTAGTTCACAGGAACGGTGCTGACGGCAATCTATTCCGCTCCTCCAAGCGATTGTTGCACGACTAACGAGCCCTGCACGCGGCTTGCTGATggctaaaaaaagagagatttttttttctgtctcgaAAGGAGgagcttttaaatatatattcaaaCTAAAATCCGCGGTCTCCAGCGACATCAGGTGGTAAATAATCAGTTTGTTCCTGAAACCAAAACACTTTTATTAAAGGAAGCGGCGTTACGGCGAGGCTTTACAAATAACGATATGGATATTTGGGTTGGACCTAATATACAACTGAacaattatttactgaaaaaagtggagTTTTACAAGTGTCAACATGATTATAGTTACATAATTTTGGCTTAATGCTTCGACAATGTTGAAAAAGGCACTTTTCAATAAAGCATATATAATAGCTAGAAACCATgacatttgtcaaaaaatgaTATAGtaattttgaatcaaaaatgaaagttaaaaagaaaaaaaaaacataaaaccattaGATGTGTATTGTTAAAACGACTTGCAACATAAATCCTACTAATATTTGAATACATATTACGGTATGTGGGAATATATCGCTTACCTTGTCTGTGTTTGGTAAAGTCTGAGTTCTGGTAAAAGTATCATTCCCATTAATACTGATCAGTTCAGCATCTACAGGTGGAAACGGTGCGGGGAAAACCACTACGTCACTCTTCAGTGTGTCTGAGCTGAAACACACGTCATACTGCTGAGTAGCTTTAGAGTAAGACCAGCTCCCGTCAGGGTGGGTGGTGATCATGGGGGCGCTGTACCTGCTGAAATCACTGTCTGTCCTGTGGCATCTGACAGCTATTAAACTGATGAGACTCAGCAGAAAGATCACAGACACTGACACGATGGCGATCAGTAGATACAAGTTCAAATCAGAGAAGTTGTCCTCCTTTATAGGCACATGTCTGAACTGACTCTGGACATCAGCTGTGCTTTCAACCACCATCACATCAATAGAAACAGTGGCTGACAGAGAAGGTTCTCCATTATCAGAAACTAACACCAACAAGTGGTGAGTTTTCAGGTCATTGTCGCTCATTCTCCTCTTAGTCCTGATTTCTCCGCTGCTGGTTCCGATCCTGAACAGGTTGTTTCCTTTGGGCTCCGACAGGTGATAAGAAAGCAGCGCGTTGTATCCAGAATCTGCGTCCACAGCCCTGATCTTTGCTACAAAGTATCCAGATTCAGCAGAATAAGGGATGGTCTCACTGTTAACAGAGCCGTGCTCAGAATAAGGAGCTAAAATAGTTGgattattatcattttcatcCAAAATGCACACATTAACAGTGACATTGCTGCTCAGTGGAGGAACACCAGAGTCTGTAGCCTgaactttaaactgaaatgtctTCAGTTCCTCATAATTAAAAGACTGCAGACTGATTATTTCTCCTGTATCCGAGTTAATGTTTATAAACGACGTCACAGGGATATTTTTGGCGTCACCTTCTAGTGAATAAGTTATTCTTGCGTTGTCATTCATATCAGGATCGACTGcgctaattttaaaaatattggctCCAACTGGGCTGTTTTCTTTCACGTAAATATTGATCACGGATTCCAGGAAATGAGGTGCGTTATCATTAACATCAGAGATTTGAACATTGATAACGATGGTGCTGGACAGAGATGGGACTCCATCGTCATTAGCTATAATTGTGAGATTGTAAGTAGCACGTGCTTCTCGATCAAGAGGTCCATCTACAACTAAAGAGTAATAACTCTTATAATTAGTATTTAACTTGAATGGAGTTGAACCAACAAGCTTACATCGAGTCTCACCGTTTTTACCACCATCTTTATCTGTCACTGTAACCAAAGCGACAACGCTGCCTATTTCAGCATCTTCTTTAACTGGGTTCATCAGTGATGTTACAACAATTTCTGGGGTGTTATCGTTTACATCCACTACTTCTATTAAAAGCTTGCAATTTGATCGAAGAGGTGACGCACCTTTGTCTGTAACCTGAACATGAATTTCGTATGATGACTGTGCTTCATAATCTAATTCACTTTTAACGCTGATATCTCCGGTTTCTTCATTTATAAAAAAGATATCAGATGGGTTAAAGTTTGCACGTTTGACAAAAGAGTAAACTTTTTTTGCGTTTTCCCCTTCATCTAAGTCAGTTGCATTGAGCTGAATAATTTGAAATCCTACTGGGGCATTTTCAGTAACTCGAGCTTTATAAAGTGTTCTGCTAAAAGACGGCGTGTTATCATTGGCATCTAAGACATTGATAATGATCTGGACAGATCCGGATTGTGGAGGCCTTCCTCCGTCTAAAGCAGTAAGTTTTAGGTTAATAACTCCTTGTTTCTCTCGGTCTAAAGCTTTCAGCAGCACTAATTCAGCAGATGCGCTGTGTTCTCCGCCGCTCTGTACGTCGAGGGAAAAGTATTCATTCACACTGAGCTTGTACGTCTTTACAGAATTGCTGCCTGAATCCGCATCGACTGCTAAAGGCAGCAGGAATCGCTCGCCCGCTGGTGAagattcagaaatatttacagagaAATATTTCTCCACAAAAGTAGGAGCGTTGTCGTTCACATCATTAATCACCACCTCGATGCGTTTATGTGCTACAGGATCACTCAGTATGGCCTCAATATTTAATGTGCATTTAATAATGTTCAGACAAATCTCTTCACGATCGATCCTCTCATTGACATAAAGCTCTCctgttttaaaattagcttCGAAGTATTTCTTACTGCGTCCCGACACAATATTTAGATTCCTGGTTTGCAGGTCTCGGACGTTGACGTTTAAATCCTTTGCGAGGTTCCCGACAACAGTTCCTTTGTCCGCCTCCTCGGTGACAGAGTAGGATATCTGAGCTGCAGACCAGT contains:
- the LOC102228344 gene encoding protocadherin alpha-3-like isoform X7, with product MSSRRNNGILFFLVMLFASDWSAAQISYSVTEEADKGTVVGNLAKDLNVNVRDLQTRNLNIVSGRSKKYFEANFKTGELYVNERIDREEICLNIIKCTLNIEAILSDPVAHKRIEVVINDVNDNAPTFVEKYFSVNISESSPAGERFLLPLAVDADSGSNSVKTYKLSVNEYFSLDVQSGGEHSASAELVLLKALDREKQGVINLKLTALDGGRPPQSGSVQIIINVLDANDNTPSFSRTLYKARVTENAPVGFQIIQLNATDLDEGENAKKVYSFVKRANFNPSDIFFINEETGDISVKSELDYEAQSSYEIHVQVTDKGASPLRSNCKLLIEVVDVNDNTPEIVVTSLMNPVKEDAEIGSVVALVTVTDKDGGKNGETRCKLVGSTPFKLNTNYKSYYSLVVDGPLDREARATYNLTIIANDDGVPSLSSTIVINVQISDVNDNAPHFLESVINIYVKENSPVGANIFKISAVDPDMNDNARITYSLEGDAKNIPVTSFININSDTGEIISLQSFNYEELKTFQFKVQATDSGVPPLSSNVTVNVCILDENDNNPTILAPYSEHGSVNSETIPYSAESGYFVAKIRAVDADSGYNALLSYHLSEPKGNNLFRIGTSSGEIRTKRRMSDNDLKTHHLLVLVSDNGEPSLSATVSIDVMVVESTADVQSQFRHVPIKEDNFSDLNLYLLIAIVSVSVIFLLSLISLIAVRCHRTDSDFSRYSAPMITTHPDGSWSYSKATQQYDVCFSSDTLKSDVVVFPAPFPPVDAELISINGNDTFTRTQTLPNTDKPKAPNSDWRYSASLRAGGVMQSSVHMEESAVMQGAQGVLVQNWPTASSAADGEGGEVSPPMGAGVDSNSWHFRYGPGGPGAPPQHLKPGEVPPEAFIIPGSPAIISIRQNQGGEDDKSDFITFGKKEEAKKKKKKKKEKEKKDKKDKGKDDGDE
- the LOC102228344 gene encoding protocadherin alpha-5-like isoform X6; this encodes MFWATQHGHLWIYSAALLSLCERSTSQLSYSVSEEVNKGTVVGNVAKDLNLNAHDLNTRDLRVVSGFSKAYFGVNLKTGNLFVTERIDREELCPHALKCSMKIQAAISNPMNVHRIEINVLDVNDNSPLFIEQTHTLNIWESLSPGERYPLPAAVDPDVGSNAVKSYKLSQNEHFSLDVQSGGEHGVLAELVLQKALDREKESAIKLVVTAVDGGMPPRSGTLQLTVNVIDVNDNSPVFSKSLYKVQIRENVSPGTFVVKLNATDLDEGVNSDIRYFFIKTGTIDPSSLFDLNAETGEVAVKEGLDYEETRAYEIRVQAKDKGVPPRSAHAKLLIEVIDVNDNSPEISVTSLMTPVREDAEQGTVVAFITVSDKDGGKNGITRCSVAGSLPFKLKSNYKNDYSLVVDGPLDRENISTYEITVTALDEGSPCLSSIKVITVQVADVNDNAPRFTEPVIHVFVKENSPVGSKLCTISAIDTDADDNAKVIYRFSNAFQKSMPVSSVLRINSNTGDVISLQSFNYEELKTFKFQVQATDSGVPPLSSNVTVNVLILDENDNNPTILAPYSELGSVNSETIPYSAEAGYFVAKIRAVDADSGYNALLSYHLSESKGNNLFRIGTSSGEIRTKRRMSDNDLKTHSVVVLVSDNGEPSLSATVSIDVMVVESTADVQTQFRHVPIKEDNFSDLNLYLLIAIVSVSVIFLLSLISLIAVRCHRTDSDFSRYSAPMITTHPDGSWSYSKATQQYDVCFSSDTLKSDVVVFPAPFPPVDAELISINGTDTFTRTQTLPSTDKPKAPNSDWRYSASLRAGGVMQSSVHMEESAVMQGAQGVLVQNWPTASSAADGEGGEVSPPMGAGVDSNSWHFRYGPGGPGAPPQHLKPGEVPPEAFIIPGSPAIISIRQNQGGEDDKSDFITFGKKEEAKKKKKKKKEKEKKDKKDKGKDDGDE
- the LOC102228344 gene encoding protocadherin alpha-2-like isoform X4, which gives rise to MMHPRRGKEYIWITFAAFLCLCGCSFSQLSYSISEEVNKGTVVGNIAKDLNLNLQNLEDRGLHVVSSYSKKYVDVNLRTGNLFVNERIDREELCPNLIKCSLKIQAVLSHPMTAHRIELNIVDINDNSPAFVESKHSLNISESSLTGERYPLPVAVDADMGSNAVKSYKLSQNEHFSLDVQSGGEHGVSAELVLQKALDRETRSVITLLLTAIDGGKPPKSGSINVHVYIIDANDNIPSFSQSLYKVSVKENAPLGTPVIKLNATDKDEGINGKILYSFIKRGNTDPTNIFDLHSETGEITLKGNLDYEETRAYEIRVQAKDQGASPRSAYAKLLINVIDVNDNAPEISVTSLMTPVREDAQLGTIVALVTVSDKDGGNNGVTKCNVIGSGPFKLKSNYNNDYSLVVDGQLDRENISAHNVTITATDEGNPPLSCISVITVQVADVNDNKPHFVEPVVYIYVKENRPLNSKIYTVRAFDPDLDENAKLSYKLLDNAVENIPISSVLNINSDTGDIISLKSFNYEELKTFQFRVQATDAGVPPLSGNVTANVLILDENDNNPTILAPYSEHGSVNSETIPYSAEAGYFVAKIRAVDADSGYNALLSYHLSEPKGNNLFRIGTSSGEIRTKRRMSDNDLKTHHLLVLVSDNGEPSLSATVSIDVMVVESTADVQTQFRHVPIKEDNFSDLNLYLLIAIVSVSVIFLLSLISLIAVRCHRTDNDFSRYSAPMITTHPDGSWSYSKATQQYDVCFSSDTLKSDVVVFPAPFPPVDAELISINGGDTFTRTQTLPNNDKPKAPNSDWRYSASLRAGGVMQSSVHMEESAVMQGAQGVLVQNWPTASSAADGEGGEVSPPMGAGVDSNSWHFRYGPGGPGAPPQHLKPGEVPPEAFIIPGSPAIISIRQNQGGEDDKSDFITFGKKEEAKKKKKKKKEKEKKDKKDKGKDDGDE